In Asticcacaulis sp. MM231, the genomic window ACAAAATTTTTGCGCAGCGGCATTTCAACGACCCCTCCGTCTTGGCAAGTCCGCCACAGGGGCTTAATCGAGCATCATGGATACGATACCGCGCATCGCCCTTATGACCGCCTTCGAGCCGGAGTGGAACCAACTCATCCACCGCGTCGAACGGCAGGAACATCACCGTTTCAAGGGGCTGAGCTGTGTCACCGGCGTGCTGGAGGGCCGTGAGGTTGTGCTGAGCATGAGCGGTATGAGCATGGTCAATGCCGCCATGACGACGCAAGGCTTGCTCGACCGTTTTACCGTCACACACCTGATCTTTACCGGTATCGCTGGCGGGCTTGATCCCTTGCTCCGTGTCGGCGATGTGGTGGCGCCGGCGCGCTGGGCCCAGTCACTGGAAATCATCATGGGTCGTCAGGTGGCGGAGGGGTTTGCAAAGCCGGACTGGCTGACCTGGGCGCCGGATATGCCGGCCTTTGGCATGATGCTGCCCAATACGGTTATCGTAGGCACGGGTGCACACCCTGCCAAACCGCGCGTCTGGTTCGAAGTCGATCCGTTCATGCTTGAGGTGGCGCAAGGTCTGGAAGATATCGTGTTGTCAGCGCAAACCCCGGACGGGCGCAGCCTTGATCATGTGCCAGCCTTTGTGGTCGGTGGCGCCGGTGTCTCCTCCAGCGCCTTTATCGACAATGCCGATTACCGCGACTACGTGTTCGAAGCCTTTGAGGCGCGCGTCGCCGACATGGAAAGCGCCGCCGCCGCCCACATCGCCTACGCCAACGACATACCGTTTATCGCCTTTCGCAGCCTGTCCGACCTGGCGGGCGCGGAACACGAAGCCAATGAAATGAACGTCTTTATGAGCCTCGCCGCCGAAAATTCGATGCGCGTGGTGTGCCGCTTTCTGAAAGCGCTTCCCTAGGCGTTTACAAATAAAATATACGGTATACTGTTTGCGTTGTGCCTTGGAGGAGACGCAAAATCATGACCGCCTTGCCCAAATCGATCGCTCTGGCCTGTGTGCTTGCCATCACGGCTGTCGCCGCGGCATCCGCCCTGCCGGCGCAGGCCGAAACGACCGCGCCCGTATCGGCCGATGCCGCCTTCAAATCCATCTACAAAACGGAGTGGGCCTGGCGCAAAGCCCTGACCGACGATGATGAAGACGATGGCGAAGACAAGGTGCGCGCGCGCTTCCCCGATGTGTCCGAGGCGGCACAGGTGGCGAAGCTGGCCTACTGGACCAAGGTGTTGTCGCAACTCGATACCATTGACGTCAAGGCGTTGTCGGCGGAGGCGCAGGTCAATTACACCGTCTATCGCAACCAGATCGAAACCCTGGCGGCGCGTCAGCGGTTACGTGGCTATGAGATGAACTTCGGCTTCTGGAGCGGACTGTCCTATGCCGCGCGCAAGACCCTGCGCACCGAGCAGGATTATCGCAACTACATCGCCTATCTTAACGATGTGCCGCGCTACTTCGACCAGAGCAGCGACGCTCTGCGCGCCGGTCTGAAGCGCGGTTTCACGCCGTCGAAGGTCTCTCTGCAGGGACGTGATTCATCGATCGCCATCGCTTTTGAGAACAAGACGCCGGAACAAACCGTCTTCTACACGCCATTTCTCACCATGCCGGCCAGTATCCCGGCCGATAAACAGGCGGAACTGAAAAAACTCGGCATCGAGGCCATTACGAAAAGCGTCATCCCGGCGCACAAGAGACTGCTGGCCTTTGTGCGCGACGACTATATCCCCCACGCGCGCACGACCATTGCGGCGTACGATCTGCCGGACGGCAAGGCCTATTACCACTCGCTGATCCGCGAATATGTGACGCTTGACATGACGCCCGACCAGATCCACCAGATCGGTCTGGCCGAGGTTGCCGGTATCAAGGCCGAAATGCAGGCGATCATGACCGAGGTCAGGTTCACTTCAGCTTCTGGGGACGACCTTCAGGCCTTCAACACCTTCCTGCGTACCGACCCGCAATTCTACGTTACCACCCCGCAGGCGTTCCTTGATCGCGGCGCCTGGATATCGAAGGAATTCGACGGCAAGGCGAAGGACTATTTCGGCCGTCTGCCGCGTATGCGCTTCGCCGTCATCCCGACGCCCGACGCCATCGCGCCCTTCAACACCGGTGGCAATGGCGGACCGGGGGTGCTGATCCTCAACACCTATAACCTTCCGTCGCGTCCGCTCTACACCCTGCCGGCCCTTGTGTTGCACGAAGGCGCGCCGGGGCACGCCATGCAGATGCCATTGGCCCTGGAAAACGAAGACCTGCCGGCCTTCCGCCAGTCGACCTATATCTCCGCCTATGGCGAGGGCTGGGCGCTGTATTCTGAGCGTCTCGGTGTCGAGATGGGGATGTATCACACGCCCTATGAGCGGTTTGGCATGCTGACCTATCAGATGTGGCGCGCCTGCCGGCTTGTAGTCGACACCGGCATGCACGCGCAAGGGTGGACGCGCGACCAGTCGATCGCTTACCTGCGCGACAACACCGCCCTCTCCGAACACGAGATCACGACCGAAATCGATCGTTACATCAATACGCCTGGTCAGGCGCTGTCCTATTATATCGGCGAGATGACCATCTGGAAGGTCCGCCACAAGGCCGAGGCCGCTTTGGGCGACAGATTCGATATTCGCGCCTTCCACGACACCGTGCTGGAGCTGGGATCTGTCCCTCTGCCGGTGCTGGAAGCCCGTATCGACCGTTTCATAGCTGAGGGCGGCAAGGGCCCTTACCCCGACAAGAAAGCGAATGCCGATGACTAGATATGCCCTGACCCTGGCCATGTGTCTCCTCATGAGCGGCACCGCTCACGCCGCGCTGGCCGCGCCCGTCACCGCCACCTGTCAGGCGCCCGCCGATCGGCTGATGAGCGCAGTCGTTTCGGATTATGAAAAGCTGGCCGCTTCACGCGATCCTTTGCGCGAAAGCAGCAACGGCAATCTGGCGGCTTTGGCGCAATGGCCCGATGACAGCGACAGGGCCCTGGCCGATTATGGTGGTGCCCTCAAGGGCCTTATGACGCACCTGACAGCGATCAAGACCAGTGACCTGTGTCCGGATCAGGCCCTCAATCAGGCGCTGGTGAAGGATCGCCTCAGTTTAGAGCTCGACGGTCTGCGCTTCGATGAGGCGCGTGTGCCGTTCAATTTCGGCGACGGCTTCTTTACCACGCCAGACTATGCCGCCGCAGGCGTCGTGCTGCGCACCGAGTCCGAGGCGCGCGCCTGGATCGCCAAGCTCAAGGCGCTGCCGGTCTATTATGCGACCGAGACCGCGAATATGCGGCGCGGGATCAGGACAGGGTTCCTGCGTCCGAAGCTGGTGGCCGCCAATGCCCTGCGCGTGCTCGAAGCCCACGCTGCGCAACCCGTACCTGATCACAGCCTGCTTGAGCCCATCAAGGCCTTGCCCGACAGTATCCCACAAGAGGTGAGGGCGCGTCTGCTGGCGGAGGCCACCGACGTCGTGGCCAATGACATCCGGCCGTCCGAACGGGCGCTTGTGGCCTTCTTCAGGGATGATTATGTACCGGCGGCGCCGGATAGCATCGTCATTGGCGATCTCAAGGATGGCAAGGCCTATTACCAGTACCTCATCCACCGTAACGCCTCGACCGACATGACGCCCGAAGCGATCCATGCGCTGGGCCTGAAGGAAATGACGCGCATCCGCGCCGAGATGG contains:
- a CDS encoding DUF885 domain-containing protein, which produces MPMTRYALTLAMCLLMSGTAHAALAAPVTATCQAPADRLMSAVVSDYEKLAASRDPLRESSNGNLAALAQWPDDSDRALADYGGALKGLMTHLTAIKTSDLCPDQALNQALVKDRLSLELDGLRFDEARVPFNFGDGFFTTPDYAAAGVVLRTESEARAWIAKLKALPVYYATETANMRRGIRTGFLRPKLVAANALRVLEAHAAQPVPDHSLLEPIKALPDSIPQEVRARLLAEATDVVANDIRPSERALVAFFRDDYVPAAPDSIVIGDLKDGKAYYQYLIHRNASTDMTPEAIHALGLKEMTRIRAEMDADIKASGFKGTFSEFQTFLRTDPQFRATSPEDYYNQVSGILIRAQGLLPRYFRTLPRLPVTVHEVDPQLKSSSSGYNPGSLVQGVPGTVIINTDHLDQSPTYGLTAWAMHEGVPGHHLQIALAQENDALPMFRRRDDINAYVEGWALYSEHLGVEMGMYRTPYEDFGRLSLEMWRACRLVVDTGMHVLGWNREQAMACLRDNTGMSERSIQNEVDRYIGWPGQALGYKLGEIRIRQLRAKAEDALGPRFDLRDFHDQILKNGPVPLDILSQQVNQWIETQRSGDKS
- a CDS encoding DUF885 family protein; protein product: MTALPKSIALACVLAITAVAAASALPAQAETTAPVSADAAFKSIYKTEWAWRKALTDDDEDDGEDKVRARFPDVSEAAQVAKLAYWTKVLSQLDTIDVKALSAEAQVNYTVYRNQIETLAARQRLRGYEMNFGFWSGLSYAARKTLRTEQDYRNYIAYLNDVPRYFDQSSDALRAGLKRGFTPSKVSLQGRDSSIAIAFENKTPEQTVFYTPFLTMPASIPADKQAELKKLGIEAITKSVIPAHKRLLAFVRDDYIPHARTTIAAYDLPDGKAYYHSLIREYVTLDMTPDQIHQIGLAEVAGIKAEMQAIMTEVRFTSASGDDLQAFNTFLRTDPQFYVTTPQAFLDRGAWISKEFDGKAKDYFGRLPRMRFAVIPTPDAIAPFNTGGNGGPGVLILNTYNLPSRPLYTLPALVLHEGAPGHAMQMPLALENEDLPAFRQSTYISAYGEGWALYSERLGVEMGMYHTPYERFGMLTYQMWRACRLVVDTGMHAQGWTRDQSIAYLRDNTALSEHEITTEIDRYINTPGQALSYYIGEMTIWKVRHKAEAALGDRFDIRAFHDTVLELGSVPLPVLEARIDRFIAEGGKGPYPDKKANADD
- a CDS encoding 5'-methylthioadenosine/S-adenosylhomocysteine nucleosidase, whose translation is MDTIPRIALMTAFEPEWNQLIHRVERQEHHRFKGLSCVTGVLEGREVVLSMSGMSMVNAAMTTQGLLDRFTVTHLIFTGIAGGLDPLLRVGDVVAPARWAQSLEIIMGRQVAEGFAKPDWLTWAPDMPAFGMMLPNTVIVGTGAHPAKPRVWFEVDPFMLEVAQGLEDIVLSAQTPDGRSLDHVPAFVVGGAGVSSSAFIDNADYRDYVFEAFEARVADMESAAAAHIAYANDIPFIAFRSLSDLAGAEHEANEMNVFMSLAAENSMRVVCRFLKALP